From Desulfobaccales bacterium:
GGGGAGTTTGAGGGGAGGGCGGGGGAGCCAGGCTCCCCCGGCCCTCCCCTCAACCCTCCGGCACATAGGGGCAGATGGGGTCGTCGGCCAGGGGGTCGCCGGCCAGGGCCCAGGCCCTGGCCCGGCAGCCGCCGCAGACCTTGCGGTATTGGCAGGCGTGGCATTTGCCGTGGTAGTCGTCCACCGCCCTGAGTTGCCGGAAGAGCTCCGAGTTCGCCCAGATTTCCGGGAAGGGTTGCTCCCGGATGTTGCCGGCCACGATGTCCAAATAACCGCAGGCCTGCACGTCGCCTTTGTAGGAGACAAAGGCGAAGCCCTGCCCCCCCAGGCAGCCCTTGGTCATGGCCTCCATGCCGTGGGTCTGGGGGGTGATTTTTTCGCCCCGGGCGCGGGCGTCCTCCCGCCACAGCCGGTAATATTGCGGCGCGCAGGTGGGCTTGAGGTGGATGATCCCCTCCCGCTGTTTGGCCAGGAGCCAGCGCAGGGTCTCCTCGTATTCCGCCGGGGTGACCAGCTGATCCACCATCTCGGCGCCCCGGCCGGTGGGGACCAGGACAAAGACGTGGTGGGCCGCGGCCCCCAAGCGTATGGCCAGCTCGTGGATGGCGGGCAGGTCCGCCAGGTTTTCCCGGGTGATGGTGGTGTTGACCTGGAAGGGGAGCCCTGCCTCCTTGCAGGCCGCAATCCCCTGGAGGGCGCCCTCGAAGGCCCCGGCCACGGCCCGGAGATCATCGTGGCGGGCGGCGGTGGCCCCGTCGATGGAGATGGAGAGGCGCTGGATGCCTGCGTCTTTCAGGCGCCGGGCGATGTCGGGGGTCAGAAGCGTGCCGTTCACCGCCATGACCATGCGGTGGCCCAAACGGTGGCCGTACTCCGTGAGCTCGTAGATGTCCTCCCGAAGCAGAGGCTCGCCGCCGGTGAGGATGATGACCACCTGCCCCAGAGTGGCCACGTCAGTAAGGAGCTTCTGGCCTTCGGCGGTGGTGAGCTCGCCGGGATAGGGCCCGCGGCTGGCCGCGGCCCGGCAATGCCGGCAGTCCAGATTGCAGCGCCGGGTCACCTCCCAGGCCAGGAGGCGCAGCGCCGGAATTTTTATGCTTGCGGCTGCAGGGTTCATGATGGTCAAGCTATCTCGTCCGATTCAGTGGTTGGAGGTCCGGAATCGATACTTTGCGGTGACTTTTCTTTTTCATTAGAGGAGCCAGCAGGCCGGGGCGGCAAATAGTCGGGCAGCCTGGTATTTTCATCCAAATAAGCATATTCCAATTGTTCCCAGGTAAGGCCTTTGGCACCGGCTAAATTTGCCCCTTTTAGATTAGCATTATCTATCTTTGCATAATGAAGAATGGCACCGATTAAGTTGGCCTTTTCTAAATTAGCTCCCTTGAGATTTGCTTCCATCATTTGTGCACTTTTAAGATTTGCATTTCTTAAATTAGCATTTAAGAGATGAGCATTTTCAAAATTAACTCCAACAAGGTATGAATTTTGAAGCTTTGCCTCTTCTAAGATTGCATTATTCAGTTTTGAACCTCCTAGTATTACTTCCTCTAAGTGTGCTTCCAAAAGATCGGCATTCTCTAAGTGTGCTTGCCAAAGATTGGCATTCTCTAAGTGTGCTTGCCAAAGATTGGCACTCTCCAGATGTGCTTGAAAAAGATTTGCCCCTTCCAGATGCGCCTCTCGGAGGTCCGCACCGCGCAGATCGGTGTGGGACAAGTTCAAGGGGTGGTCTTCCCCCTGACCATAGCGCCGGCTCCGGCGGCCCAGAACAGTGAGAGCGGCCTGAATATCGGTGCGAGGCTTGGGCTTGGGCGCAGATTCTGAGCTTTCAGTATCCCCTGAGGTTTCTTCTAATGATGTCCCCGAGGCACCCTCTGCCGGCGGCAAGCCCTCCTTGGGAGGCCAAGGGGCGTTCTCCCGGATGAAGGCAGTGAGGACCTCCATGATGGTCCAGTAATCTTTCTCTGAATCCTTGGCGATGCGTTCCAGGGCATAAATGCCACCGAGGCGCACCTCCAGTTTGTCACTGCCCAACTGCTCGATGGCCCGGGTGAAGCGCTCGGTGACCTGCCCCTCCTGGGCCACCTCCACCTGACGCTCCAAAGCCCAAACGCGCCTGAGGGTCAGGTAAACGCCACAGAGCAGAATGCCTCCCCCCAGGACCTGGGGCACGATTTTCAGCGCCTCGATTTCGACCGGGACCCGCACCTCGGGCGCCAGACTTCTGCTGAGGTTTATTAACTGCCACCACTGCCAGACCCACAAGCCCAGTAGTGCCACGACCGATAGGCCTGCACCCAGGTAAGGAAGCGCTTTTCTGACCTGCTCCCGGAGGCTGTGCCAGTGCTCCACCACCAAATAAGTCAAGGCCGCCAAAGCAGTGGCCCCGGCCACGATGAAGAGCCAAACCACCAATTCCAGGAGCACGTTTAACTCACCTGGTGTGAGGCAGCACCCCGGCCGCGTCTTTGGCGAAATAAGTGAGGATCAGGTCGGCGCCGGCCCGTTTAATAGCGGTGAGGGACTCCAGCATGGCCGCGGTCTCGTCCAGCCAGCCCTTGGCCGCCGCGGCCTTGATCATGGCGTACTCCCCGGAGACCTGGTAGGCGGCGATGGGCTGGTCGAACTCGCCGGCCAGGGCGGCGATGACGTCCAGATAGGGCAGGGCGGGCTTGACCATGAGGATGTCGGCGCCCTCCTCCACGTCCAGGGCCGCCTCCCGGAGGGCCTCCCGGGAGTTGGCCGGGTCCATCTGGTAGCTCTTGCGGTCGCCGAACTGGGGGGCGCTCTCCGCCGCCTCCCGGAAGGGCCCGTAGAAGCTGCTGGCGTACTTGACGGCGTAGGAGAGGATGGCCACCATCTCAAAGCCCCGCTCATCCAGGGCCTCCCGGATGGCCCCCACCCGGCCGTCCATCATGTCCGAAGGGGCCACCATATCCGCGCCGGCCTCGGCGTGGGACAGGGCCACCTCCGCCAGCACCTCCAGGGTGGCGTCGTTGTCGATCTCCCGGTCGCGCACCAGCCCGCAGTGGCCGTGGGAGGTGTAGCCGCAGAGGCACACGTCGGTGATGACCACCAGCTCCGGCAGGGCCTTCTTCAGGGCCCGGACCGCCTGCTGCACCGGGCCCTTGGGAGAGGCGGCCTCGGAGGCCACCTCGTCCTTGCGGGCCGGAAGCC
This genomic window contains:
- the hemB gene encoding porphobilinogen synthase, which gives rise to MAMDLVFRPRRLRRTAGIRRMVRETHLTPADFIYPMFAVPGSRVRQPIEAMPGISRLSPDLLVEEAKAVFDLGVPAVLLFGLPARKDEVASEAASPKGPVQQAVRALKKALPELVVITDVCLCGYTSHGHCGLVRDREIDNDATLEVLAEVALSHAEAGADMVAPSDMMDGRVGAIREALDERGFEMVAILSYAVKYASSFYGPFREAAESAPQFGDRKSYQMDPANSREALREAALDVEEGADILMVKPALPYLDVIAALAGEFDQPIAAYQVSGEYAMIKAAAAKGWLDETAAMLESLTAIKRAGADLILTYFAKDAAGVLPHTR
- a CDS encoding pentapeptide repeat-containing protein, which produces MLLELVVWLFIVAGATALAALTYLVVEHWHSLREQVRKALPYLGAGLSVVALLGLWVWQWWQLINLSRSLAPEVRVPVEIEALKIVPQVLGGGILLCGVYLTLRRVWALERQVEVAQEGQVTERFTRAIEQLGSDKLEVRLGGIYALERIAKDSEKDYWTIMEVLTAFIRENAPWPPKEGLPPAEGASGTSLEETSGDTESSESAPKPKPRTDIQAALTVLGRRSRRYGQGEDHPLNLSHTDLRGADLREAHLEGANLFQAHLESANLWQAHLENANLWQAHLENADLLEAHLEEVILGGSKLNNAILEEAKLQNSYLVGVNFENAHLLNANLRNANLKSAQMMEANLKGANLEKANLIGAILHYAKIDNANLKGANLAGAKGLTWEQLEYAYLDENTRLPDYLPPRPAGSSNEKEKSPQSIDSGPPTTESDEIA
- the ahbD gene encoding heme b synthase, encoding MNPAAASIKIPALRLLAWEVTRRCNLDCRHCRAAASRGPYPGELTTAEGQKLLTDVATLGQVVIILTGGEPLLREDIYELTEYGHRLGHRMVMAVNGTLLTPDIARRLKDAGIQRLSISIDGATAARHDDLRAVAGAFEGALQGIAACKEAGLPFQVNTTITRENLADLPAIHELAIRLGAAAHHVFVLVPTGRGAEMVDQLVTPAEYEETLRWLLAKQREGIIHLKPTCAPQYYRLWREDARARGEKITPQTHGMEAMTKGCLGGQGFAFVSYKGDVQACGYLDIVAGNIREQPFPEIWANSELFRQLRAVDDYHGKCHACQYRKVCGGCRARAWALAGDPLADDPICPYVPEG